The nucleotide sequence ATTAATATGTGCTTTATGATGTCTACTCCTTTCTTGGTGACCTTAACTAGTTTCTTCTCTGTCCCTACCGAAGTTTTGGTGACAAAAAGACGACAAGCCTCGCCCTTTTAAGGCGGGGAGGAGGTCAGCTTGAATGTCAATAAAATGACAGGGATGACAGTGTAGGGACAAACGGAAAGGACGAAGTTAAGGAAACAGAAACAATCAAAATCCTTTAATTGAATATAAGATGTGATAGTAATGGTAGAACAAATAATTGAGTTTCCGGACGTCATGAAACAACACGAGACATATACATTACCAGATGTCATCACGGATCCTGACGGCAAGCCAATAATGTACCCTAAGGAAGAGATAGGTAAAAACCCAATAGTGGTCAATAGGAAGAACTGGAGGCTATTTGCAAACTTCGACCTTGTACGGAGTAAAGGCAAAGAGATAGTGGTCAGAATCAAGACGACCGGGCAATTAGTGAGAATACGTGACATGGATGCGGCGACTGTAATGTACTACGTCGAAAGGATAAAGCCTGGTGCAACAGTGCATGAGGCTATAACTTATGATATCCAAAAAACTATCGAGGAAACTGGTGATTTTGAAGAAGACGGCGAGTTTATGTTCTATATGTGGCAGTTGTTCGTCGTTCTCTCATACCTCATCCAATACGGCGTCCTCATCCTCGTCAAGTGATTTCATCCTTTTTTTACTCTCTTATAACATAGCATAACGTCACCATCCTTATTCTCTACGCTTAGGACAAACTCGTCGTTTTCAGAGATACCTAATGCCCTCACTACATCTATTGGCACATTTAAGTAATAGGTCACGTGGTTTCCACTTTTGTATACTCTGATTTTCATAAGTCAAATGTGTACACAAAATTATATAAGTTTTATCACCGAAAGCTTTTTATTTGTGTACACAAAGTAGAATTTTGGTGAACACGGAATGTCCGTAGAGTTCAACTTAACCCTTAACCAAGTTAAGGTAAAGGGAAGTGTCTTTTCTCTAAACCCCTACTCTTTTGAAGCGATAAAGAGGTGGTATGACAAGTTCCTAAAGTGGTGTGAGAACTATGACGTCATGACGTACTGCCAGAAGGACATGGAAGAGGAGGTAGAGTACTTAGCTGAGGCTTTCAGACTGTTAGCCCCTAAGAGCTTAGAGGAGGCTGAAGAATATTTCGCCGTCTTGGAAAGGGCTTACGACTCTACTGAGGGTAAGATAAAGGAAGTGTTTGTTAGGGCTATGTAAAGGTTTTTTGAGGAGTAATGGGCGAAGGAAAGTGAAGAGGAGTAATATAGTTAGACTAGTTGTCTCGAAGGACGTGGGCAAGAAGTTGAGGGAGCTAGCAACATGGACTGCCAAGTGTTGGAACGAGGTTAACTGGTTGAGGATGCAACAGTTCAAGGAAGGGAAGATGGTGGACTTTAACGACACTGAGAAAGTAGTGTACGCTAAATACAAGGAGTACTTAAAGGTAAATGCCCAACAAGTGTGTAGGAAGAACGCCGAGGCATGGCGTTCCTTCTTCTCGCTAATGAAGGACAAGAAAGACGGTAAGTTGCCTAGCTGGTTTAAGCCTAGACCACCAGGGTATTGGAAGGATAAACGTGGTAGCTACAAACTGTTAATACTAATCAGAAATGATAGGTATACAGTAGACGAGAACGCTAGAACAATTTATCTGAAGGACTTTGGGTTAACACTTCACTTCAAAGGCAAGCTTAAGTGGAAGGGCAAACAAGGAAGGTTAGAGATATTCCATAATGGACTACATTGGTGTGCATCTATACCAGTTGAGGTGGAGGTTAACGCTAAGCCCAAAGGTAATGGTATAGCTGGAGTAGATTTAGGTATTGTTAACTTGGCTACTGTAGTGTTCGATGATAGCTCGTGGGTGTTGTTCAAAGGTGGTTCTGTACTATCAGAGTATGAGAACTACTCTAGAAAGATTGCAATTACGCAGAAAAAGTTGTCATTGCATAAGCAAGAGAGGAGTAAGAGGTTGAAGGCGTTGTTTCTAAAGAGGAAGAGGTTCTTAAAACACGTGTTGAACTCTATGGCTAGGAAGACTGTAGAGACTGCTTACGAGAAAGGAGTATCGATAATTAAGGTCGGGTATCCCAAGGAAATATCAAAACACCACGGGAATAAGCTCACTGTAAACTTCTGGAACTACAACTACGTTATTAGGAGGATGCAAGAGGTCTCAGAGGAGTACGGCATCAAAGTCGAAACGGTGAACGAGGCTTATACTTCAATTGTGTGTTCCCTATGTGGGGAAGCCCATGAAAATGGGCGTATACACCGTGGTTTGTTTAAGTGTCCCCACATAGGGAAAGTCGTTAACGCAGACTTGAACGGGGCGATAAACATCCTACATATCCCCAAGTCCCGAGGAGGGTGGAGTGAGGGTAACTCCACCAAAGGGATAGGGGTAAAATGGCTGAAGACCCAGCCAGTGGTCTACCACTGGACGAGCGGAGCGGGGTGGGTGTTTAAATCACCCACTAGCTGTGAAGCGATGGGAATGAAGGTGGTGAACCACAGACCTGTGAACCGCCCTAGGGGAACCCTCACCCTTTAGGGCGGGGAGGAGGTCAGCTCCACACTAACTAACCCCAACCCCTCTAACTGTCTGACGTATTTTGTTATTGTGCTAGCACTCATCCCGCCACTCTCTTTAATTAGCTGCGAGACCGTGGCTTCGCCAAGCGAATATATGAGCAGTAATAGCCTCAACGGGGGTGAGAGTAACAAGTCGAGGTTCTTGCCAATTTTGGTTCGTTCCATACTATTTACTGTTTATGTACCATGTTAAAAGTGTTTACTCTTCTCTGTTCCTTAATTTTCTAGGAGGCTATATATCTCGTCTAGCTTCTTCGCAACTACCTTTCCCTTTCCTGTAAGATATAGGAAGCGCCTCCTTGGGAACACTTCTTCCCTCCTCTCTTCTACAAGTCCAACCTCGATTAATTCACGTAGAGCGGAAGTGACAGAATTTGGACTAGAACGTGTCTTCTCAATGATATCGCTCAGGGCGGTCCCGTCGTTTTTCAGCAGAAACCTTAGAACCCTCTGTTCTATCTCACTTAGTTCCTTATGCCTTATACTCATTTCAATTACTAATCTACTCATAATACCTTAAAAGCTTTATGCTTTACGTAAAACATTTTTACATAATACATAAATTGAAATGTTTAAAAACTCGTGTTCGATAAAGCTCCTATGGATCTATATAAGCATAAAATTATATTTGTAACTATTTATTCGCTACTAGAATCTATAGTTGCTTGTATACTTTTAGGACAACAATTTCTTCATTTCGTAACGTCTGTCCTTAACCCAATAGCGATATCAGTAGAAACTTATGCTAATATCGTCGTTTTCTACGCTCTAATTATCGGTGGCCTATTTATCCTTTTTTGGCCTATTAATTTCATCTTTCTTGAGATAGGCTTTAAAATAGCAGATTGGATCCAAGACCGATACCCATGGTTTTTTTAAATAGAGAAAAATCATAATCACCAACGTTTCTAAGGAGTTTAGCTAGCTACAGTCTTCTAGAGAAATTAGAGGGCATAATTTATGAAAAACAACTTTACAGTTTATATTTGATTTTTAACTTAAAGAATATTAGAGGTGAGTTTTCATTGGTAGCAGTAATCCAGATCCTCCTAGGATAGTCAGAAGGGCAGTAATTAGGAAGATTATAGATACTTTTCTACCAAACTTTCTACAGGATATTCTAAAGCAGTCAAACGGCCAACTGGCTTACATTAGAATAAATAATCGTAGTAAAAATGATGATTATACTGCAGAGTTTATCAAAGATCGTAATCTAGGCATAGAAAAAGTAAAAATAAAGCGGTCAGTTGTGGACGATCTCTCAAAAGGTATACAAGGAGTGCAAGTAGCTCAACTAAGTATCGTATATAATAATGGAAGCCTTACTAAAGTTACTAATTGTAATAATCAACCTAATTGTAACAACATTGAAATCAAACTTGAAGATATCGAGAATTATGTTACTGAGGACTTCTTCTTGAACTTGCATCACCTGAATTATGAACTTGACATGTTAGTAAACTTGATCTTTAATCCGAATGTTCAAAAGTATTATGACATTCCATACGTTGGAAATGCGATGGTAGAATCTTACAGAACACATTTAAGAATGTTCTTTACGTTTTTTGGATATGATTTACAAGCACAAAGTCAACAGCAAATCCAGGGAGGACATTTTGATGAAGCTAGATGTGTTGATTATGTAGATTATCTTAACAGCTATAGGAATGTCTCACCTCAAATACCTATAGACATATGCGACATAACAACGAATACCAATTTAACTAGAGACCAAGTAGAACTGTTAAAGGCTAAATTAAACTTAGCAACTGAACATTTGTCTTACATTAGGTCAGAAATCGATAAAGACATTAGGGAGCCTGGACCGTACGAAATATTAATTGCAATAAAAAGTATATGTAAGAAGATGGACGTGTTTTATAATAATATTTTAAATAATTACATAAATACTCTCATTAACGTGAACTCATTAATAGTGAAGTGGCAGGCGTTATTGCAGAGAGCCACAGGTTTGCCAACTGACCCTCCACAATCACCTAACCAATGGATTCTTACTACCTTAGAGGGCAATATTAATATCCTTAGGGGCTACATACAAAAGCTAGGCGGAAATTGTTAGCTTTTCACTATATCCTTGCTCCTCTATACCCTTAAAAATTAGCATTTTTGGCTTTAAACACTTCTCGCATTGGGGTTAATGGGTTACTTAATTTACAGGCTTACCCAAGGCAAGCTTTGATAATTTCAGACAGCCCATCTATAAGTCTACGTCCTTAAATTTATGTTACAAAGTGACGAAAGCCTCGTCCTTTAGGGCGGGGAGGAAGTCAGGCTATAGAAATTAGGATAATATGAAAAAGGTATCTATTTCCATGAGATTCTACATAAGACGAAATTTCTATTGTCAATAAACGAGATAAATTTTTCTTTTCCCCATGTGAATAGAACATCGTGACCCTTAACATTATTTATGTTTATCGGTATTGACCAACCAGGATCAAATATGATTCCATGGGCCACAACTGTATTATTTTTTAAATCTTTTCCTCTTATCTCAAATTTTGCTAAACAACCCAAAATTAAAGTTTTACCTATTTTACTGACAATGTTTTTTGATATGATCATATCTTCCATAGTGACTATGTCTACGTGATCGAATGACAAGCAGTAGCTTGACGCAATCAATCTTAGATTCTCTGGAACCCTGAATTCTGTTTTTACTTTTTCAGTTTCAGTAAAAGGAAGTAAATAGAAAGTAAAATTTATCTTTTCCTTTGGCGGTAGTGATTTTAAAAGTGATGTTAGGAAGGAATCCTTACTTATAATTAATCTATCTATGGCTGTGTTGAGAATAGAAAGCCATTCCTCATTTTTTTCTGTTATTTCATCCAAGGTTTCCATATTACATCCCTATTCCACATAGTGCTAAACAACCAGGAGCTGCTCCAAACCTGACTTCCGCTCTTGCCCAAGGTACTTTACCCTCATTCTTTTGCAACTGTTCGATAGCGGAACCTTTTCTGATGGGTAATATCTGTTATCTGTATCTATACAGCGTAAATGGAAACCTTCTTCCTTTAGGCTATCAGGTAATTTAAAGCCGTATATTTCAGCAACCTTTAGTGGATCTTTTACGAATTCAGACCTTAGACTCGGATTAGCTGACAATTGTCTATCCAGTTCAAACAATGGGGTGAAGTCGATTTTACTCATTTGCACAAACATCATCCTAACTTTTTCCTTTATATTTTCCTCTTGTTCCATAAAGAATAATCTCAATAACATATATTAAATTATCGTAGGTGTCATCCCTACCATAGACAACCAGCTTAATGAATATCATTAATCTGTAACGGAGTCCTCCTTCTCGAAGTATTCGCCTTTCTGGTCTTGCTCCCAGAAGCTAACCAACTCCAACTTTCTCACCTTCATCCCTTCACATGCGTATTACTTTCAACTCACGAAGAGATAGGGAACACCTACGCTTCCGCTACACTTTGCATGCCCTCTCTTCTCTACATTAAGACGACATAATATAGAGTATAGTTAACTCCCCAGTTAACTGAGAAAAATAAAATGTAAAAGTCTGCTTTGGTCCTGTCCTATATTCAATTAACTTATCAGTTTCTGTAAAAGTAACTGTAAACTGAAACAAATATAACTAACACTATTACTACTACTTAATCTAAAACTCTAAAACAAAAACTCAAACTTTTACACTCTTTTACATTTAGGCTAAAGATTTGCTAAAGTCTTGCTAAATTGCACTTTTAGATTTATTTTTGAGAAAAAGTTTAGAAAAAGCGATAAGAAGGAGGCTCACAAAAAGGCATTTGGACCCAGCTAGAGGAGTATAGGCTATGGGTAAAATCTGCTACTTGTGCATGAGTAGTAGTAAATAATAGTAGTTGAATTTCTCTCATTTAACTGGGGAGTTTATTCAGTTTATCCCACGTCGTCAGTTTGAGGATAGGATCCTTCCTTACTTTTACGTCCCATTTTTCAAAATTGTAGCTAAAAAATTAAATTAAGTTTCAGCTGCAGCTGATATGAGTTTAGATTTCTCTCGATTGATAAAGAAGTTTTTACAATTATTATTTTTTAAACAAAGCATAAGACATAAATAGTTAGGTTACATCAAGTTAACTTAGAATGTCTTTAACAGTAGAACTTAGGAATTCTATTGAGCAAGTTTACTTGTTTAAGCCAAGTGGAGTACAATTACGGTCATTGGGGATTCCTCAAGACTATGTAAAAAAGGTAGATGAAGAGATAAAGAAGTTACTTGACGATGAGGAGTTAAAGAACGGCACGTTAGAAGTGATGTCTGGTCTGTTTAGCTATTTAACGACACTAGATATTGACGATCTTACTAAGATAGAGGACTTCATGAAAAAATACCCAGCGAAATTACAACAGCTTGATAATCTTTATAAATTATTAGAGAACCTCCCTGCTGAGGAGTATAAGGAGTATTGGCTAGGCAAATATTATGGGCTACTGGACAAGCTTGTGAAGGCGAAAGAGGAGTTCATGAGGACCATTGAAGAGAGGGAGGGGGTTAACACCATAATGGAGTTCTACTACAAGGTCTTCCTAGGACTGTTAACTGACCTAGTAGAGAACATTAGGCGTTACGAGACAGTAGAAAGGTTAAAGGCTAGAGATGACGCAAAGCTGAGAGCTTTAATGTCAACGACAAATACTCTCATATTTGTTCTTTCTTACCCCATAATTGCATACTTGGAGGGGGATAAATTAGATTATGAAATCCTAACTTACCTGATAACCATTTTTGCTAAACCTTCCACAATTAAGGATAAGTACAGTGAGATTATAGGTGAGGCACTTTTTGGATAAATGTTTTGCATTAGACACAAATATACTCCTTGATTACTTCTATGACTTTATGGATAAGAATAGGCATCTACAAGCCGAAAAACTAGTCAAAAGTTTGAAGGGTAGGTCCTCCGAGATTTACATACCCAATACAGTGAAGACTGAAGTTCTTGAAATAACAGCTGGGTCCTTTGCAATATTAAGAAATTCACTTATATTGGAAATGCAGAAGATTAATTGGGATAACCTCTCTATAGAAGAACGAGATAAAGCACTAGATAGGATTAGGGATAACTTTGATGAGCTGTTTGAGAATACACGAAAGAAGCTTTATCCTGATACTACTCCAGGCATCAGGTTGTTCCTCGCAAAGAGGCTTTTCTCTAAACTTCGTAATGAGCTTATAAATAGAAGGCTGTCAGAAATTAAAGATTTTGTACTTACAGAGAATAGGATAAAAGATTCAGAAGAATATTTAATTCGCAGAATATCTAATGAGTTTTCATTATTTCCTAGTTTAATATCTATCAGTAGTTCTTCTGAAGAGCTTATGAAGTTGAATATATTTATGCGTGCGTTTGGAAAAGTAAAAAACATAGGCCTTATTGACTCGACACTCTTTTCTGAAATTTTTCTGGCGTTAAAGGGTGGTGTTTGTGAAAGTATAACTCTTATAAGCAATGACTATGACTTAGCCACAATAAAGGAATCTCTCTTAAATAACTTAAATGATTTCATAAAATCTAGCAGTAACAACGATCATAGGAATTACGCTGAAGAGATGAGGGACCTAATTCATTCTAATTTGAAAGTTGTAAAGCTAGAAGAAATATTAAATAAGCTGGCCTCATCACCTACATAACTGACCTCCTCCCCACCCTGAGAGGTCTCTTTCATTTCTTAAAAATATATCAGGTTAATAGTCGTTTTGGCACTTTTCATTACAATATGTGAATTTCGGCCAATTATATTCGTCTGCTAGTTTTGTTATGGTCTTTTCCTTTTCATCTTTTGTCTTCATAAAATTCTCGATATCTTTGCATTTTTTATCTCTCTGATTAATTGGCACATCTTCTTCAGGAAACAGAAGTAGTCGCCCTCATTGACCCTACTATATGACTTACGTATGTAATGCTCAGCTATGCATCTATCCCACATCACAAAGAAGTTTGGAAAAAGTATATGCAGTATTTTCGATGTAGCAGTTGGGCCAACTCCTTCTATATTATCCAGACGTCTGTATGCCTTCTTAATTATATCTTCATATTTTTCAAGATTCTCATCTTCGCATAGTCTTTTGTTAGAAAGGTCTTTCAATAAATCGAACTTGATATATCTTATCTCACTTGCAAGTTTATCTTCGCTTTCGCTAATGTCACTTGCACTTAAAACGTGCCAGCTCTGCAGGAATTTGATTAACTCCTGCGCTGCTGTTTTAGAGTTTACTTCATCATTCTCATTTCTAATTTTCTCTACAGCATCTAAGGCTCTAAAATACGCTTTATCATCACGTCTAAAACAACAACGCCATATTTTAAGATACTCCTTAAACTCTTCACAATTTGGTATATCGACTTTTTCAGAGCATTCCTCATTAGACATATATATAATTACAAAACTGAATTAATAAAATATACTGAGATGACTGACCTAAAGGTAAGACTCTTGTCCTTTAGAATGACCATAGTTGAATTTTTTCTCAGTCAACCGGGGAGTTAATTCAAAATGGTTTTTCATCAGGCTAAGGAAGACCAAGACCATGATCTCATAAAAATGGGAAAAGGCTAGTCTGAGACTAGATTTTTAAGGGTAATGTTAAGCCTCAGCCTATTTTTCTTTTTCCTCAGCTTGGTTGGTCTCTAACAGAGATCTGACCTTTTCTTCTACCTCAGAAATATATTCGTCAAACTCGTCCGACTTATAGAGCTTACTTATTTCTTTTTTAAGCTCTACCAAGTTTTCTAATATTTCCTTCTGATGATCTTTTACATCTTTCAAATACTCCCAATCTTCATCAGTTCTACCCTTAGTAAACCTCTTTATGTAAGCGTTTGTCAAAAACGCTGTATAAAGAAGGTAATCAAACAACTTTTGATTACCAAGGTCTAGCATGCTCAGTATTTGGTCTAGTAGGTAAGGTTCATCTATGAGTGTAGAGATTATCAGTTTTTGCTCATCAGACAATTGCTTACAGTATCCCTCAGCCTCCTCTGGTGGTGAAAGTAAGCACAATCTCATCAAGTTAAGTATTCTATCGTTTAGATTCCTCAGACTGAAACTATTTACTAAATCCTTTCTAATATTAAGCAATTCGTCATATCTTCTTTTCTCAGGTGGTTTAGTTATATATTCCTTTACTCTTCTATATAACCTTCCTAGTTCTCGTTGTTTTAGCTCAAACATCAGCTTGCTAGTCGTAGATAGAAGTTCAGCTATATGGGACTTCCCTATAGGGTCATGTTTAAGTTTTTCCGCAATTTTCTCTTCATTTACAGCGTCCTTTACTAAGTTGGTAAAGCTGTTTATGACATTCTGAACTAGCCTAGGGAACCTTAAGTGGGCTTTATTACTAACAGAGATAATAGAGACGGGGAGTAGTATTAATACCCCATAGCCGGCCAAAAAAGCCTTAGAGAAATTCTCATAGGAAGACGCTATGTCCTCTATCTTTTTTTCCTCCAAAGCTTCAACATCTGTTATCTCGCTGGCCTTGGTTTTAAGGTACTCATAAGTGGCTATCGCACCTTCTGCGTTCTTAATTGCATCCCTAATATAACTGTAAAACAGAGACTTCTTCCTGCTAGGCTGACTCAGCCTTATTTCCCTCTCAATATCTTATCCCGTATAATGGAGTAACTGGTATACTCAGGATAACGATAATAGACGTATTTTAAAATCTCGCTCCTACTTTTCCTTACCCACTCCCTAAAGAAGTCCAATACTTTTTTGTCTACTCCCTTTATTTCCATGTCTTTAGCTAATACATATTTCCTCCTCACTCCTACCACAAAGCCAGTTATCATATCCTCCACCGGGTCTTCCTCCACGCTCACTATTCCTGCGTCAATAAGCTTGTTTATTTTATTTTGCAGATACTCAGAGTAAGGGCCAAAATAAAAAGGCTCAAATCCTAATCCTAAATCAACACCTCCTTCCTTTTCTAACAAAAAGAATATCTTCTGGAGCTTTGTAGCAGTTACCTCAGCATTTTCCTCCTTTGC is from Sulfolobus acidocaldarius DSM 639 and encodes:
- a CDS encoding RNA-guided endonuclease InsQ/TnpB family protein, whose translation is MKRSNIVRLVVSKDVGKKLRELATWTAKCWNEVNWLRMQQFKEGKMVDFNDTEKVVYAKYKEYLKVNAQQVCRKNAEAWRSFFSLMKDKKDGKLPSWFKPRPPGYWKDKRGSYKLLILIRNDRYTVDENARTIYLKDFGLTLHFKGKLKWKGKQGRLEIFHNGLHWCASIPVEVEVNAKPKGNGIAGVDLGIVNLATVVFDDSSWVLFKGGSVLSEYENYSRKIAITQKKLSLHKQERSKRLKALFLKRKRFLKHVLNSMARKTVETAYEKGVSIIKVGYPKEISKHHGNKLTVNFWNYNYVIRRMQEVSEEYGIKVETVNEAYTSIVCSLCGEAHENGRIHRGLFKCPHIGKVVNADLNGAINILHIPKSRGGWSEGNSTKGIGVKWLKTQPVVYHWTSGAGWVFKSPTSCEAMGMKVVNHRPVNRPRGTLTL
- a CDS encoding MarR family transcriptional regulator encodes the protein MERTKIGKNLDLLLSPPLRLLLLIYSLGEATVSQLIKESGGMSASTITKYVRQLEGLGLVSVELTSSPP
- a CDS encoding winged helix-turn-helix transcriptional regulator gives rise to the protein MSRLVIEMSIRHKELSEIEQRVLRFLLKNDGTALSDIIEKTRSSPNSVTSALRELIEVGLVEERREEVFPRRRFLYLTGKGKVVAKKLDEIYSLLEN